A part of Botrytis cinerea B05.10 chromosome 2, complete sequence genomic DNA contains:
- the Bcygh1 gene encoding Bcygh1: MPSQATELGSGRTWTLGDKFEAKFPHHEGVKALWETKWKFPCTKSVYPFHDGKFEDFEPIFEHLIANNINDGYGDAFTEAFFPIAEQLTAQGDELVASGDQASASELYLRAACVYRIARFPYIGKFPEISSQVKWKAWEAQKEVYMKAATKWDCPVEEVLIKHTHAEEQDELSIPLYVRYPPATKTSKVPVVLLLTGLDGYRPDNTVRSDEFISRGWACVIAEIPGTADCPSDPSDPSAPDRLWTSVLEWMKLGDRFDMSHVMVWGLSAGGYYAVRLAHTHKDQLRGVVAQGAAVHYFFGKDWLEKAEGHEYPFQLGPAMALKHGYTSIEEFRSNVQKKFSLLENGVIDKPSTRLLLINGTLDGLMPIEDSQLLFEHGTPKEARFFPGALHMGYPMANSAVYPWMESVME; the protein is encoded by the exons ATGCCATCTCAAGCAACGGAACTCGGCAGTGGAAGAACGTGGACGTTGGGTGACAAATTTGAGGCGAAATTCCCTCATCATGAGGGTGTCAAGGCATTGTGGGAGACAAAATGGAAATTCCCT TGCACAAAGAGTGTATATCCTTTCCATGACggaaaatttgaagatttcgAACCCATCTTTGAGCATCTAATTGCC AATAACATAAATGATGGATATGGTGATGCGTTCACTGAAgctttctttccaattgCTGAACAGCTTACTGCTCAAGGAGATGAGTTAGTGGCTTCTGGCGACCAAGCTTCAGCATCAGAGCTCTATCTACGAGCCGCTTGTGTATATCGAATAGCACGATTTCCATATATCGGCAAATTTCCAGAGATAAGTTCCCAAGTCAAGTGGAAAGCATGGGAAGCCCAAAAAGAGGTGTATATGAAAGCTGCCACGAAATGGGACTGTCCAGTAGAAGAAGTTTTGATTAAACATACACATGCGGAAGAGCAAGATGAACTCTCGATACCACTTTATGTGAGATACCCTCCAGCTACTAAGACTTCGAAAGTACCAGTGGTGCTTCTCTTGACAGGACTCGATGGATATCGACCGGATAATACAGTTCGAAGCGATGAGTTTATCAGTCGCGGTTGGGCATGCGTAATTGCGGAGATTCCAGGGACGGCTGACTGCCCCTCTGATCCAAGTGATCCTTCAGCTCCCGATAGATTGTGGACAAGTGTCTTAGAGTGGATGAAATTAGGAGACAGGTTTGACATGAGCCACGTGATGGTATGGGGCTTGAGTGCTGGTGGGTATTATGCCGTCAGACTGGCTCACACGCATAAGGATCAACTAAGAGGAGTTGTTGCCCAAGGTGCTGCGGTTCACTACTTCTTCGGTAAAGATTGGCTCGAAAAGGCTGAAGGTCATGAGTATCCTTTCCA ACTTGGTCCAGCTATGGCATTGAAGCACGGGTATACCTCTATAGAAGAATTTAGGAGCAACGTCCAAAAGAAATTCTCACTGCTGGAAAACGGGGTAATCGATAAGCCTTCGACAAGACTGTTGCTTATCAAT GGTACTTTGGACGGACTAATGCCGATCGAGGATTCCCAACTGTTGTTTGAACATGGAACGCCAAAAGAAGCTCG TTTCTTTCCTGGTGCCTTACACATGGGTTACCCAATGGCAAATTCGGCAGTGTATCCGTGGATGGAGAGTGTGATGGAATAG